The genomic segment TCCTGTCCTGTCTGGTAGATTTTCCGAAGGAACGACTGAATACAATACAGGAGGAGCATTCCAAGGATCTGAAGCTATTGCAACTGCAAGTGATGAATTTGCGCCAGCAGCTAAGAGatgtaaaagagaaagaagacaaggcACAAGATGAGGTGCAAAGGTTGACTGTGACGCTGCAGCTTGCCTCAGAGACAAAGGTTTGAGGTCAGAGTTCTGGAATACAAACTCACTGTTAACGTGTTAGCTGGAGGAGGCAACAGACCcataaaactgacttttaaaaataggtgCTGTTGGTGTGAGGATTCTTGACCTCTGAAATTTATCTACATCAATAGCCTATAACATTGTGTGCTGTCAGTAATTGAGTATTTATAGATTCCTACCCTCTACAGGTGACTGTGAGGGTCCAGAGATACGAGGGAGTCTGCTCTTCAAGAGCTTATATGCTAGCTGGGAGAACAAGGCATAGCAGgagaaactaaagagaaaaaataagggtata from the Physeter macrocephalus isolate SW-GA unplaced genomic scaffold, ASM283717v5 random_11951, whole genome shotgun sequence genome contains:
- the LOC112063321 gene encoding coiled-coil domain-containing protein 150-like, whose amino-acid sequence is MCRLESLIQSLKMNIFRLQAEKDLNPQKTDFPKERLNTIQEEHSKDLKLLQLQVMNLRQQLRDVKEKEDKAQDEVQRLTVTLQLASETKV